The genomic window AAAGACGAGGTGAACGAGGCAATTTGATAGAGACTGAGCCATGATGCACTGTCAACATAATGTCGGGCGCGTCGAGAGCGCAACCCCTTCGGGGTAGAAGAGGAATCGGTGTTCCCAGCCCAGGGTAGCCGCTGGGCGGCAACCCTGGGCTATGTTTCGCAACACCTTCGGCATAAATTCAAATTACTCGCCGGTGAGACATAGGTTATAGCCCGTAGGCATGCGCGTCGAGAGACCGGTCGCCAGCCGTGGCGGATGGCAAGCACCTGTCTGGCGGCGATGCCGCATGCCCGACAGCGCGACCGATCTCGTCGCAGGACACGCGACCCGAGACTGGAGAGAGATCTGCCATGCGTGATCACTGGAGTGCGCCGACCGCTCACGCTGAGCCGCCGGCGCAGCGGCGTTCGCGACAAGCAGAGATGTTCATGCCGGTCGGGTCGAGCGTGTTGGTCGACGCGCACCGCTCACACGTCGTCCGGTTGTAACCCAGTGTGCTTCGCGATGCGGGCGAGCATCGGTGGTCCGATCTCGTCGCGCTCGTGGAACGCGAAGACGAAGTCCGGCCAGCCGGGACGGGCGAGAACCTTGTGCGAACCGGTCTGCCGTCTGACCGTCCATCCAAATCCCTGAAGGGCCGCGAGAACACGGCTGGCCTTCGCACTCCCCCA from Candidatus Binatia bacterium includes these protein-coding regions:
- a CDS encoding type II toxin-antitoxin system HicA family toxin, whose product is MSQWGSAKASRVLAALQGFGWTVRRQTGSHKVLARPGWPDFVFAFHERDEIGPPMLARIAKHTGLQPDDV